Below is a genomic region from Henckelia pumila isolate YLH828 chromosome 3, ASM3356847v2, whole genome shotgun sequence.
CTTCATCGCTTTCCTCCAAATACATATGGTTCATGTTTCTCTCCAGTGGTGGAAGCCCGTCGTCCTCAGAACTGTTGGACATTCCATCATTGTCATCTTTAGTTTCTGAATGCTCCTCTGAGATAGCAGAAAATGTTTTCATGTAAGCTAACatgatccatgatttttacCCAGAATTCGGAAAGAAATATCGATAGCTTGTAACTAATACCTTTTTCATCTGAGTGGCCATCTGATGTTTGAGGCTTTTCTTGTGAAAGCCATCCGTTTTGAACTGAGATGATGTCGGAGCTGTTTTGACATTCGGAGTACGACTTGAGAAGTTCCCTGCATTCATTCATTCACCAGCACTTCAGGCCAGTTTAAAAGGGTGCTGAAAGATCAACAATGTCATGGAGCAATAAAACTTCACAACAGATTCTCATCACATAAATGCAGACAGTGTCTACTATCCTCAATCCTATAACAAAAAATCACTAGTTCCATGTTTCCAGGGGACACGACTCCTTGAACATTATGGCATTTATAACATGGCTTATACAGCGCAGCACTCCACAACTTTATGCTACGTTCATTCGCAGCCCCAGAGGTATGAATCAAGATGAACAAGCAAGCAAGACAACTTTGTATGGGATCAAACGAAGTACTTTTAGAATCACTAGTCTCAAAAGTGCTTGCACATATAAAATggagataaaaataatttttagatCTTCGGTAGCCCTCTCATGTGTCGGCTGAGCCAACACGATGGAGGCATGAAGTAAACATCAAAATCTACGTATATGGACCAAAAATTGGGCAATAAAGGTTCAAAAATAAATACCAAGACTAATGTCCACATGGGTTCAAGCTCAAGAGCTTTGGCATCATGCTAGAACACCAAAACTGCCATGAGCTTGAACTAGGGGAAAGTGGAtcgaaaataaatttaaatttgaaaatggcCACCCTTGCTAGCTCACTTGTCACCACCACCACCAAGGACTCACTCCATTAGAATTTCAGCAAAATGGAGAATATGGATGTTTTCTACTTCATAAGAAAAGAAGATGGCACACTTAACATTGATTAACAATCACGAGTCCAAAAGCATGACATGGATTATGCTGGTGGCAAAATAAAATTACCTGTTAAGGGATAAGAAAGCATGTCCCCACTTGAACTTCCCGAGAAGTAGCTCTCCAGTTTCTGTCTCTCCACTATTAAATACAATGATGAATGAGTAGTCAAAATCTGTGTAATGACTTCTTAGATTGTCATGTAGCTCTAGTTAAAAATCTTTAGCAGGGTGGAGGTGTGACTATATAATTGCACAAATAAACATGTTTTACACCCCCGGTTTTAAGGTGCATACATCTCATCAAAACAAGACTTACTATATAACATTCTAAAATCAAGCTTTATGACTATCACATTAAATTCAATGTTGAATTTACAAAGTGTAATTTAAATGCGTGCACCTTACAGTCAAATTCAGCTAAGATGCACGCCTTGTGCAGATTCAGTAACTATCTTTTACACTATCTTCAAAAACTTCATACTAAAAGCGGGGCATTGCGAGTTTCTATGCTCATTTTCCATGtgttaaaaaaacataaatgcaaacctcaaacaaaataaaacaaaccaAAACAAAGGTAAATTTCCCAAATTAAACCAAATGTTTTGATGAAGGATAATCCGGCATTGTAGCACATGTAAAAAGGTAAAAGAAAACTTTTTAGTGGGACGGTGTTTCTACCTAGAACTTAAATTGAACAGAATATATAACATCCTACCTAGACAATTATGTTGGTTAGTGATATTCAAGAGAACAACAATTTTAGCTATCATATAAGAAATGAAAATAATCCTGAGGTGCCTCGTCACCAAATGAATCAAAGAAGCATATGCTCAAAACTTATAAAATTAactgattttttttcttcaaaatgtTAAAGGCGGCATGCGGAGGGAGGATGAGACTTTTAAAGAGTTGTCATAGAACTTGGTGATGGTTTCAACTTCCAAGCATAATAATCTGATCCGCAGCGCTGCAACAAACTATACTTTAGTGAGTTTGGTCACGTTGTGTCAATTAAATTAAGGCTAAGTTTGGATGAGAGGATTTGGATTTGACGACGTACTAAAGGAGAGGATTTGAAACGACTCTATATTGGGATGAATTTAccatttgattcaaaaaataacTAGTTAGGAATTGAAATCCATTGCCAAATGGATTTTGTCAAACAAACCAACAAATTTGTTATTATGATTTGAAATCCCCAATTTCAAACTTCTTGTACAATGAGCCTAACTATCACTAAACACCAGAAGCTAGGAGTGAGCAATGGCAGCTTTAAGCTGAATTCAAATCCTCCGGTGGTAAAGTCGAATCAGGCTTGAATCACATGATAACTAAAGATGACCTGTAGATAGTTTAACCATAAAGGAAAAGATCCTGGCTCAATAATTTGTAGAGGGCGGAAGCAGTAATTAGATGTAACAATAAAGCATCGAGGTTTAAGCAAAGAAAAAGCAGAACTACCAGATCGACAATAATTTTAACATAGAATCCATTTAAACGAAATCATAGTTACATACAACAGGTTTCAGTAGAAGTACCATATTATCAATGCAGCAGCAAGCGCCTCGACACATGACAGTTGACATGGTCGACCATAATTTACTGGATTTGCTGCCACCAACCAAGGTACTGCAAGTTCACATTCATGCATGAGTCTAAAATTTAATCAGAAGAAAGAAACAATGAGATCATCCCAATGATAGGTGGAAATTACGAATCTAGCATGGTGACCTCGTGATAAGGTGCACTATAGGTTTATTTTAATCATGAATGTATAAAAATTCTTGACAATCATAAATTACGACCTCATTTATCCACCCTGATGGCAGCAAATATGACTGTTGGTGAAAAATGTAACACATTTCGACCATAACAAAACTTCCAGCATACACGGTGAATATTACTAAGCATTGCAAGGACTTTACAGAATCTCCACTAGTTTTTACTGATCTATATGGAACTTGGGAAAAAACATGACACCATACCGAAACGaagaaaaacaacaacaaatagcAAGTCACCAAGATTCAACATAAAGAATCAGAACATCATTTCTCACACTGCAAACAACAGAAGAAAATCTATATTTTAGACCATTCAATTACATATACACAATACAAGATAAAACCAACCACAGGTAATTCAGTAATAGAAATCACTAGATCTCATTAACATGCCCCTCTCCAAATGGAATGTAATACAACCCAAAATGACATCTTTTGCATACATGCATGTTCATAGAAGCAGTTAGCTACATGTCCTACAAAATTTCAATGGAGCCGTCATTTGCATTTCAAATCACTTTTTCATAACACAATTTTGTTCTAATTTCatcagttttttttaattataggtTGACTGGAACAATGTTAGAGTACATTACCATGATTCAGTAACAACTGCAAAGATAATAATGATTTCCAGCACATGGTATCACGTGTGTGCGTCTGAGTGCAATAATTTGTAGTTACGTACTTTGAAAGAGGTCAAGTCAAATTCATGACAAACTTTTCTGAATTAAATTGACATGAAAAAGCAAATGCAAGGAACACAACTTATTTCTAGACAATGCAAGCTATTAGTAAATCACAGTGTTTTGAATCCTTACAGAGCCGAGGAGCAGAACACCGAAGCTTGGCAAAAGGTACATCCTCTAAACGTGCCCATGAGCAATCTACGACAGCTAAGCCTCTCCTTTTAATCAGCTCCAGATCTTCTCGAGAAACACATTGTTTCCCAGTCGGGCTGAAACAAGGTGTTATAAACATTAACCAACACAATCATGCGCTTTTGCTGGTGCAACATATGTCAAGATATATGGCAGTAAATGTCAAACGAAAATACACAATTCTGGACACCCTTTCCCCCTCTTCATGTCAGAAATTAACGTTCAGAACTCAAATCGTCAATCTACAGGACCAAAAGCAAATAGAAATATGGAACTCCTTTATGATTGATGCAAATCATCTGAACTCAATCTCATCAATGCACAGGAACTAAATTCCATAACCACTATATCAAGAGATGTTAAACAATCAAACACTAGAAAAACAAGTGCTGAAGAATAAACCAAGAAAAAAAACACACATTTTTCTCCAAAGTGTTTAAATATTAATCCTGTAGACATGATAAAGTACAGAGAAAATAAATTTGACGATATCCTGATCTTCCGAAATTCAAGACAATAGCTAGAGTATGGCCACAAGATACAAAATTAACTGACACAACATAACAATAAAAATCCTTAAGTAAAAAATAGACTATCATGGACGATGGTATAATCACCTCAAAACAACTCCACCAAATCCACTATTAACACGCAATTCCTGCAAACATAATTCCAAAATATTATATTCGAATTAATATAAGAATACGACTATCTAAGATTTTATAGATAGAACAAATGCCTCTTCCTCGTAAATAAGGTAAAGATCACGAGCTTTTCTTCGTTTATGAGAAAGATATATTCAAAATAGGCAGATACTTTCTTTCAACATTCCAAATCTAGCAAGTTTGCGTCCTGTGCACCTCTTTGCATCACATTGACCAAAATCCTGAGTCCATCAACGAAAGAATTTACGATAATGGATGTGTGAAAGGCACATGACAAAAATAGAGTTAAAAAGAATCAAATGTCTGGGAAATTTCACTATGGGCTATGGATCATCTCCTGCCCAGGAAACAGAATTATCAACAACACTCTAATCCTCAATTATTCAAGAAAATTTGTTGAGTTAAAGGCCCATTAACTACCTCCTGTCTAGCGATCACAAAACAGAAATATTAATTAAGTTCTAAAATCCTAATTTCAGGATCAAGTTTAAACATGACAAACAACTACCTCAGAATCCAAGACCGAAACTTTCAAAAAGATGAGGGAAAACAAACAGACATCAATAGACTGGAAAGTTTATACATCCAGCAGAGGCACCCCATTAGTAACGTGATAAAGTTATAATTGCCTAGGATTGATGCTTCGCAAACAACTAATTCATTATGCCAGGCAGAAAAAAATATTCTCAAGGGTCCCATGAAAATATTTCAGCTCATCAAATGAAAGAAAATTATCAAGGATAAAATTAGTTATTCACACTTTATTTACAAAGCTACTTCATAAGCATATAACAAATGCAGTACGCTTACCCACATGGCGAGCTGAATGTCAGGACCccttggctcctcttcttcctGGACTGCTGTACAAACAACAAGTACAACCTCACTTATCACCAAAAAGATTTAAAACCAAACTTTGCTACGCAGATCATCGACCACCGCTGCTTCAGAAAAATGAAAACACACAAGATGAAAGGGGCGGCAT
It encodes:
- the LOC140893154 gene encoding uncharacterized protein isoform X1; its protein translation is MSHNDKQKQRRSKKENRQHHQSHKLFNITFRHEDEESLPNGQAVQEEEEPRGPDIQLAMWDFGQCDAKRCTGRKLARFGMLKELRVNSGFGGVVLSPTGKQCVSREDLELIKRRGLAVVDCSWARLEDVPFAKLRCSAPRLLPWLVAANPVNYGRPCQLSCVEALAAALIICGETETGELLLGKFKWGHAFLSLNRELLKSYSECQNSSDIISVQNGWLSQEKPQTSDGHSDEKEEHSETKDDNDGMSNSSEDDGLPPLERNMNHMYLEESDEESE
- the LOC140893154 gene encoding uncharacterized protein isoform X2, coding for MSHNDKQKQRRSKKENRQHHQSHKLFNITFRHEDEESLPNGQVQEEEEPRGPDIQLAMWDFGQCDAKRCTGRKLARFGMLKELRVNSGFGGVVLSPTGKQCVSREDLELIKRRGLAVVDCSWARLEDVPFAKLRCSAPRLLPWLVAANPVNYGRPCQLSCVEALAAALIICGETETGELLLGKFKWGHAFLSLNRELLKSYSECQNSSDIISVQNGWLSQEKPQTSDGHSDEKEEHSETKDDNDGMSNSSEDDGLPPLERNMNHMYLEESDEESE